The region TCGCGATTACGAGCAGGGGAAGATCGCGCCGACGCTTAGGATCTACTCCTGGAAACCGGCCTGCATCACTCTCGGGCATTCCCAAAAGATCGAAGCGGAGATCGAGATCGAGCGGGCGGCGGCGCTGGGTTGGGATGTCGTTAAAAGGCCGACCGGCGGCGGGATCGTCTTCCACAACGAAGCAGAAGTTACTTATTCGCTCGTTATGGACAAAGATGATCCGCAATTGCCTAAGGGCTTAGTTCCTGCCTACAAAAAAATATCCGAAGCAGTGGTGTCCGCCCTAAAAAGCCTCGGTGCAAACGCAGAGATAAAAGCGACCCGTGACCCGCGACCGGCGACCCGCGACGCCTTATGTTTCTCCTATCCGGCCGAGTACGAGGTAGTGGCACAGGGCAGGAAGCTGGTCGGCAGCGCGCAGAAGAGGGGGCGGAAGGCGTTGCTGCAGCAAGGGTCGATCTTTGTCAGCCCAACGACGTCAGCCGCGCTCGAGCTATTAAGGAACGAACACGCCCCGTTGAACGCGATCAGCCTGGCAGAGCTGATGGGCCGGGTGCCGGCTTTTGACGAGCTATCGGATGCCTTGGTCAAGGGCTTCCAGGAAACATTTGGGATCAAATTCAATGCGGTTTAAGCTTTGGGTTTTGCTGTTCGCGTTGTTTTTAACCATTCCCGCACAGGCCGCGACTTGGCTTGATCCCGGACTTAAATGGAAAACGATCGAGACCGATCATTTCTACATCCATTATTACCCGGCGATCGAAGATCAGGCCCGCCGGCTGGCGCCGATCGCCGAAGAGGTCCACGGTACGCTGACGGGGGTCTTTCAATACCAGCTTGACCTCAAGACCCACGTGGCGCTGATGGATATCAACGATTACGGCAACGGAATGACGACGGTCTTCCCGTACCCGGTCGTCATTCTTTATCTTGCCGACCTGAGCACCAACCTGAACCCTTACAAGTATGACGACTATTATCGCTATCTTTTCCTGCACGAATACGTCCACGCCATCCACCTTGACATGGTCGACGGCGGGTTGCTGTCGCTCCGCCAGGTCCTGGGCCGGCTGGTCTTTCCCAACGCGATCGAACCGGCTTTCATGACCGAGGGGATCGCGACCTACCTGGAGACCGCTTACACCAACGCCGGGCGGGGGCGGGACCCGCGCTGGCTGATGATGATGAGAATGGACGTGCTGGAGAACAACGTCAAAACGATCGACCAGGCCGCGGTCGAGACCGTCCGCTGGCCGCAGGGGCACCTGCGCTACCTTTACGGCGTGATGTTCCTCGAATACCTGGCGGAGCGATACGGCGAGCGGGAGCTGATCGCCTTTACCCACAGCTACGGCGATTTTCTCTTTTCGACCGGGATCGACGAGGCGTTCAAGGCGCACTTTGGTAAAAGCCTCGGCGCCCTCTGGCAGGATTGGCTGGTCCGGTTGCGGGTCAAATACCAGGCCCAGCGGCAGGCGCTTGGCAAATTGACCGAGCCGCGGCTGCTGACCGGCAGCGGCAATTACACGCTGCAGCCGAAATGGACGCCGGACGGCCGCTGGCTTTATTATCTCCAGCGCGGCGTCGACGATTACGCCCAGATCCGGCGCCTGGCGGCCGACACCGGCCGCTCAGTTAAGGTGCTCGAAGCCAGGGTCAGCGACGATCGCTTTTCTTTTGCGTCGGACGGCAAGTCGCTGATCTTTGCCAAGGCCGACATTTACCGTAATTACTACATTTACAAAGACCTCTATCGCCTGGAACTTGCCGGCGGCCGGTTAACGCGGTTGACCGACGGCGCCAGGGCGACCGACCCGGCCATGGCGGCCGATGGGCGGACGATCGCTTATGTCGTCAATAACAACGGCCAAAGGAAACTGGCGGTCGCGGCGCTCGGCGCCATGATCAGGAACAGCCGGATATTTTCCGCCGAGGCCGGCGTTCAGTATTTTTCGCCCGCGCCGGACCAGACCGGGCGGCATATCGCAGTAGCCAAAAAGTTAGATAATGGTAACCAGGTGATTATCCTGGCCGACAGCGAGACCGGCCGGGAAGTCGAGCTAACGGACGCCGTTCGGCCGACGACCGAGGCGTTTAGCGAGGCGAACCCTGCCTTTTCCCCGGCCGGCGATTATCTTTTCTTTGACGCCGATTATACCGGGATTGTTAACTTGTATGCGCTGCGTCTCGCTACCGGGCGCCTTTTCCAGGTCACGAACGTGATCGGCGGCGCGATGATGCCCGATGTTTCGCCTGATGGCAAGAAGTTGGCTTATGTTTCCTACTCTTCGCGTGGTTACGATATTGCGATGTTGGATGTTGATACTGCTAGCTGGAAGGAAGTTAAGAGGTTAGGCGAAGGCGAAGAAGCCGGATCCGAGGTAGTAGGCAAGAAGTCCGGCATCTTAGCCCTTACCCAACTTCCTAGCCTTGAGT is a window of Candidatus Margulisiibacteriota bacterium DNA encoding:
- a CDS encoding lipoate--protein ligase family protein — its product is MHAWQLIVSPAQPGLINMEFDLQLYRDYEQGKIAPTLRIYSWKPACITLGHSQKIEAEIEIERAAALGWDVVKRPTGGGIVFHNEAEVTYSLVMDKDDPQLPKGLVPAYKKISEAVVSALKSLGANAEIKATRDPRPATRDALCFSYPAEYEVVAQGRKLVGSAQKRGRKALLQQGSIFVSPTTSAALELLRNEHAPLNAISLAELMGRVPAFDELSDALVKGFQETFGIKFNAV